One Rubinisphaera margarita genomic window, GCAAGGAAAACGCGGACAGAACGCCCGTAAACTCGACTCAATCCGAAAATCGCTGATGCCTATACAACCCTCGCTGCCATCATGCCAGCAAATCACCCGCATCAGCGCAAAATTCCACGAGTCGATTTTCGCCAAGGCCAATGTGAGGGCGTCGAATTTCTTCCCCCACGTTACCGCTTACGACGGATAGCTATAATACGGCATCCACTTGATCGCTCCGCCGATCTGGACACGGACAAATCCATCAAGCGTAAATCCACTCGTGTTCGTCGTTATTGGTTTACTCGCATCTGCAGCGGACGACGCACTGAAGTGGCAGAATGCTCGAGAATTATTCACTTGGATCAATTGCAAAACGTTCTGATCCTTGGCCGTATGCACTTCCAAACCGGCGCCAGGTGTCTCATCATCACTGTTGAGAATAATCCCATTCCCATAACTGATGTACATTGTTTGTGAATTCGTACTCAGCGTACCGAAGACTCTGAAAATCGATGACCACATCGACAGATAGTCGGCCGCGTTGTTAACGAACCCAAAATATTTGTTAGCCCCGGCGTCCCCGCGGTAGAAGAAACGGCCCTTTGTGGTGCCATTCTCCACAAATTTCATATCGATATTCTGATCTGTGCCGCTGGACTCCAGCTGGAATACTGGTGAATTTCCTTTGACATGAAGCAACGCTACGGGATCCGAGATGCCGATACCCACCATCCCCGTGCCGTCGGGCAACAACGCAATATCCCCGTCGGTATCCAAGCTTGAAATACTGTTCGCCGTCAGTTCAAGGTTTCCGACGACTACAGATCCGTCATCATTCGGAACAAGTCTCAAAGCTGCAGCATCCCGTTTCGCCACAGACTTCCACACAGCGGCATCCTCAGTCGCATCAACACACTGATACAGAACTTGATCGATGCTGTTCATCCACGTCGAACCGACGAAATACCCCAAGCTCTCGTCATCCGTGGAGCCAGGAGCCACGTCGTCGATCGTGGGAGCTCGGTCCGCCAAAGTCTTGAAATCGGACGTCAGCATCTGACCGCCATCGCCTGTTGCGTCATCAACGACGCTGAGCCCTTTGTAATTTGCAATCGTAGCCACAGCATCCTCCGAGTCTAAATCGCTTCAAAAGAGGAAGGCCCAAACGGTCGTTCCGACTCCATTTGAACCTCGCGAACAGGATCAACGACACACTTAATCCGCACTGATCGTACACACTGAACATGTGATCGTCAACGAGTTAAAACAAAATCCGATTGGTAATGATCCTCTAGCGTTATTCAAGATGCATACTTGCTGAGTTCTTCTTCTCAACTCAAGTTGATTCAATTTCCTGTCAAGTCCCATGCCCGATGCACTTTCATCAAAAGTGCTTCTTAGTTCCTGAGGGAAGCCGATTCATTTCCTTCCGATGACGCTCTAAGAATTCTTCGAGATCCGAGTGTTTCACCCTCTTGCACGATCCAATTTCATAACAAGCTAGATCACCACGACCTACGAGAGCGTATGCCATACTTAGACTAATCTTCAGCTGACTAGCGACTTCACGGATGGTGTAAAACATGCTGTGCCTTTCTCACTGCGCGAACATGTCGATGTCGTGTCCAGAGATGCTCTGTGAAACCTGTGGGCTCTGCCCTGTCGTCAGTGCCATCGCTCCGGTTAAGACGGTGGCCACGGCGGAAACGTCCTTCCCGTCGATTTCCAACATGGGAAGCGATCGCATCTGCGAATTTTGAGCAGTCGCAGTCCACCGATGCGCATCCGCCGCCATGATCACCAGTCGCAGCAGTTGAGCCGACTGGTAATGACGACGGAGATGATTTGGCGTCTCATTCAACGTCAGCTTCGAGTGCGCGTCGGCGTCGATCGACATGTCAAACCGAAACAGGACCGGATGGTCCTTCCACTGGCGGTCCAGCTGGACACCGCCTTCATAAAGCGGGCTCTTAAACGCGATCACGTATGGCGTGAACCAGACGGTGCTCCGGAAGGCAAACAGCTGCCGCGCCAGAAAGGCTCCCAGCGCCGCCGGCACAAGCGGCTTCGTGACCGTGGCCACCACGCCCAAGGCCACGAACGTCACCATTCCCCGGCCGATGGGGTTCTCCACAAACGCCAAGTAGTTCCAGACGTAGGCGGTCGCCAGCAGATTGATTGTCCATGCGACCAGACCGGCGGTCAGATACGCCCACTCCCAGCTGCGCCAGGTCGTCAGTCGCAGCGGGACGACGGCCTGCCGGTTCTCCGGATGAAAATACAACCTTGGCCAGGATGGCAGTCCCGGCGCGGTCACTCTGATGAATCCTCGGTCAGCAGCCATTGCACCGCCCCCGAATCAGTTCGTGTTTGTCATAGAAGGCCCGCTGCAGGATGGCCGGACGATGGCCCGGCCGCAGGATCAACTGCCGCAGCTTGTGATCGTCGCGG contains:
- a CDS encoding helix-turn-helix domain-containing protein; this translates as MFYTIREVASQLKISLSMAYALVGRGDLACYEIGSCKRVKHSDLEEFLERHRKEMNRLPSGTKKHF